From Ignavibacteria bacterium:
TATCGGGAACGTGATTTACACAGACTACAATTTTCATTTGGTTTTATTTGTAATTCAAAAATTTTGTGGAGAAAATATACTTATTCGTGAAATGAGAGACAAACTGTAGTTTTCAATAACTGATTTTCATACCGTACTTCTTTGTATTTTTGCGCTCGAATTTTTAACGTAATTATTTCATCTCAAATCTTTCTTAATTTTATGGGTTTCAATTGTGGTATTGTCGGATTACCCAACGTCGGCAAATCAACACTTTTCAACGCAATTACTGCAGCGCAAATTCCAGCGGAAAATTATCCATTCTGTACGATAGAACCGAACGTTGGCATTGTTGCAGTTCCAGACAAACGGCTTGTAACGCTCGAACAACTGTATCGCCCGCAAAAACTTGTTCCAACAACAATTGAATTTGTTGACATTGCGGGATTGGTAAAAGGTGCAAGCAAAGGAGAAGGTCTCGGTAATCAATTTTTATCACACATCAGAAACGTTGATGCAATTTGCCACGTTGTTCGCTGTTTCGATGATGAAAATGTTGTTCACGTTGACGGTGAAGTAAATCCGAAGCGCGATATAGAAATTATCGAAGCGGAATTGATTTTCAAGGATATCGAAACGATTGAAAAGAAAATTTCTGAAATAGAAAAACGTAGAAAAAGCGGAGATAAAAAAATGAAAGCGGAAGGTGATTTCTACATCAAAATAAAAGAACATTTGTATTCGGGAAGACTTGCAGAATATTTTTTGCCTGCATCTTCCGAAGAAGAACTTTGGATGCGCGATTTGCATTTGATAACGAATAAACCGGTGATGTATTTTGCTAATGTTGACGAAGGACATTTGGGGGGGGATGCTGGGTATGTTGAACAAGTGCGTGAAATTGCTACGAAAGAACGTGCGCTTGTAGTTGTTGCATGTACAAAAATTGAAGCGGAAGTTGCCTCAATGCCTTACGATGAACGCGAATCGTTTTTGCAAGAACTTGGCATTGCAGAATCGGGACTTGACCAGGTGATTCGCGAAGGATATCAACTGCTCGATTTGATTACGTTTTTTACGTGCGGTCCAAAAGAAGTTCATGCGTGGACGATTAAACGAGGAACATTAGCGCCGCAAGCCGCAGGCACAATTCATTCAGATTTTGAAAAAGGATTTATTCGCGCCGAAGTAATGAAATATACAGACCTTGCATTGCTGAAAAGCGAACAAGCCGTGAAAGAAAAAGGATTGTACTACGTTGAAGGAAGTGAATATGTTGTGGAAGACGGCGATATAATTTTTGTACGATTTAATGTGTGAGAAACAAATTTCTGTTGCGATTTTGTTTCTTGTTGTATGGTCAAAATTGTATTCATTCAATAAAATTATCGAAACTATTTTCTTACACTAACGAGTAATTACATTTCTTACAGATAAACAAACTTGGTTCATTTTTGTTTCCGCATTTAGGACATTGCCAAATCTTGTTATCGCTACTATTACTATTTCCATAAGAATTCGTGGTAACGAAAACATTATCTTTATCAACTTTTGTCGGCGCACCTGCAATCGCAATTAAAGCGAGAACGGAAAAAAGAAAACCAAGCAAAAACCATAACATGCCGTCATATCCTTTTTGCGTTGCAAGCCAGCGACAAAACGTACCAAATATTATTGCTTGTATTATTCCAATGAAAATAAGTATTCCAAACATAAAATTTCTTTTGTTAAAAAGTTCGTGTTAAATATAAGAACTACTTCATTCGTATTCTCTGAAAACCCTGTTCGATACGTCATGCCGAACTCGTTTCGGCATCTTTTGAATTGGAGAAAATTTTCACCACAATCCTTCTGTCAAATCTTTCATATCGGGGTTCATTGACTTAATCAAATTTATTTTCCAATCGCGATGCCAATTTTTCAATTTCTTTTCTCTTTCAATTGCGTAACGAATGTCAGAATGTTCTTCAAAATATACGAGGTCTTTGAGTTGATATTTTTTCGTAAATGCTGAACCAGTTC
This genomic window contains:
- the ychF gene encoding redox-regulated ATPase YchF; the encoded protein is MGFNCGIVGLPNVGKSTLFNAITAAQIPAENYPFCTIEPNVGIVAVPDKRLVTLEQLYRPQKLVPTTIEFVDIAGLVKGASKGEGLGNQFLSHIRNVDAICHVVRCFDDENVVHVDGEVNPKRDIEIIEAELIFKDIETIEKKISEIEKRRKSGDKKMKAEGDFYIKIKEHLYSGRLAEYFLPASSEEELWMRDLHLITNKPVMYFANVDEGHLGGDAGYVEQVREIATKERALVVVACTKIEAEVASMPYDERESFLQELGIAESGLDQVIREGYQLLDLITFFTCGPKEVHAWTIKRGTLAPQAAGTIHSDFEKGFIRAEVMKYTDLALLKSEQAVKEKGLYYVEGSEYVVEDGDIIFVRFNV
- a CDS encoding GIY-YIG nuclease family protein, which codes for MQRSYVYIMSNFHRTTFYIGVTSDIRKRVAEHKSGTGSAFTKKYQLKDLVYFEEHSDIRYAIEREKKLKNWHRDWKINLIKSMNPDMKDLTEGLW